Proteins from one Haliaeetus albicilla chromosome 28, bHalAlb1.1, whole genome shotgun sequence genomic window:
- the LOC104319962 gene encoding retinoic acid-induced protein 3 isoform X1 → MVGKIKKSSGETFHREVVQEGEKMPTSAPRGCGSIDADYYLLCDMENAWGIVLESLAAAGVLITIFLICSLFFLICKVQDNSKRHMISVYFFFLLGTLGIFGLTFAFIIRLNDRTRPTRFFLFGVIFALCFSCLLTHACNLNKLVRGRKPFSWLVLLLLIVSFALVQVVISIEYLVTMLVNQKDKFLHMSAEETNKDFVMLLIYVLFLMALTFLVSMFTFCGSYKSWKRHGAHIFVTILFSIAIWVVWITMLTKGNTALSKRSWDDPVVAIALVSNGWIFLIMYIVPEICFLTAPLKLGDYPPENDFCQPKFIKQTTGVDNRAYTQDEIVQGDAGDLSYSPYSSHFQMKTIEPQNEFSIPRPKARTSPYHDYTGGKGPM, encoded by the exons CTCTGGGGAAACATTTCACCGGGAGGTTGTTCAGGAAGGCGAGAAGATGCCAACGTCGGCTCCCCGAGGCTGCGGCAGCATCGATGCTGACTATTACCTACTCTGTGACATGGAGAACGCCTGGGGGATTGTCCTGGAGTCACTGGCTGCAGCTGGCGTCCTCATCACCATTTTCCTCATCTGCTCGCTCTTCTTTCTCATCTGTAAAGTCCAAGACAACAGCAAGCGGCACATGATCTCCgtctatttcttctttctcttagGCACGCTCGGCATTTTTGGTCTCACTTTTGCCTTCATCATTCGACTCAATGACAGGACTCGCCCCACTCGCTTCTTCCTATTTGGAGTCATCTTTGCTCTCTGCTTCTCATGCCTCCTCACCCATGCCTGCAACCTCAACAAACTAGTGAGAGGAAGAAAGCCCTTCTCCTGGCTGGTGTTGCTGCTCCTCATTGTTTCCTTTGCCCTGGTACAAGTCGTGATCAGCATTGAGTACTTGGTCACCATGTTAGTAAACCAGAAAGACAAATTTCTGCATATGTCCGCGGAGGAGACCAACAAGGACTTTGTCATGCTTTTGATCTACGTGCTCTTCTTGATGGCTCTGACCTTCTTGGTTTCCATGTTCACATTCTGTGGGTCATACAAAAGCTGGAAGAGACATGGGGCACACATCTTTGTCACTATCCTGTTCTCCATTGCCATTTGGGTAGTGTGGATCACTATGCTCACAAAAGGCAACACGGCTTTAAGCAAACGTAGCTGGGATGATCCTGTCGTGGCCATTGCTCTGGTGTCCAATGGGTGGATCTTCCTGATAATGTATATCGTCCCTGAAATTTGTTTCCTCACTGCCCCTCTGAAGCTGGGGGACTACCCGCCAGAAAATGACTTCTGCCAACCCAAGTTCATAAAGCAGACAACTGGAGTGGACAACCGTGCCTACACCCAAGACGAAATTGTGCAAG GAGATGCAGGAGACCTCAGCTACTCCCCATACTCCTCTCACTTTCAGATGAAG ACCATTGAACCCCAAAATGAATTCTCCATCCCTCGGCCCAAGGCCCGGACAAGCCCGTACCATGACTACACTGGTGGGAAAGGCCCCATGTAG
- the LOC104319962 gene encoding retinoic acid-induced protein 3 isoform X2, with product MPTSAPRGCGSIDADYYLLCDMENAWGIVLESLAAAGVLITIFLICSLFFLICKVQDNSKRHMISVYFFFLLGTLGIFGLTFAFIIRLNDRTRPTRFFLFGVIFALCFSCLLTHACNLNKLVRGRKPFSWLVLLLLIVSFALVQVVISIEYLVTMLVNQKDKFLHMSAEETNKDFVMLLIYVLFLMALTFLVSMFTFCGSYKSWKRHGAHIFVTILFSIAIWVVWITMLTKGNTALSKRSWDDPVVAIALVSNGWIFLIMYIVPEICFLTAPLKLGDYPPENDFCQPKFIKQTTGVDNRAYTQDEIVQGDAGDLSYSPYSSHFQMKTIEPQNEFSIPRPKARTSPYHDYTGGKGPM from the exons ATGCCAACGTCGGCTCCCCGAGGCTGCGGCAGCATCGATGCTGACTATTACCTACTCTGTGACATGGAGAACGCCTGGGGGATTGTCCTGGAGTCACTGGCTGCAGCTGGCGTCCTCATCACCATTTTCCTCATCTGCTCGCTCTTCTTTCTCATCTGTAAAGTCCAAGACAACAGCAAGCGGCACATGATCTCCgtctatttcttctttctcttagGCACGCTCGGCATTTTTGGTCTCACTTTTGCCTTCATCATTCGACTCAATGACAGGACTCGCCCCACTCGCTTCTTCCTATTTGGAGTCATCTTTGCTCTCTGCTTCTCATGCCTCCTCACCCATGCCTGCAACCTCAACAAACTAGTGAGAGGAAGAAAGCCCTTCTCCTGGCTGGTGTTGCTGCTCCTCATTGTTTCCTTTGCCCTGGTACAAGTCGTGATCAGCATTGAGTACTTGGTCACCATGTTAGTAAACCAGAAAGACAAATTTCTGCATATGTCCGCGGAGGAGACCAACAAGGACTTTGTCATGCTTTTGATCTACGTGCTCTTCTTGATGGCTCTGACCTTCTTGGTTTCCATGTTCACATTCTGTGGGTCATACAAAAGCTGGAAGAGACATGGGGCACACATCTTTGTCACTATCCTGTTCTCCATTGCCATTTGGGTAGTGTGGATCACTATGCTCACAAAAGGCAACACGGCTTTAAGCAAACGTAGCTGGGATGATCCTGTCGTGGCCATTGCTCTGGTGTCCAATGGGTGGATCTTCCTGATAATGTATATCGTCCCTGAAATTTGTTTCCTCACTGCCCCTCTGAAGCTGGGGGACTACCCGCCAGAAAATGACTTCTGCCAACCCAAGTTCATAAAGCAGACAACTGGAGTGGACAACCGTGCCTACACCCAAGACGAAATTGTGCAAG GAGATGCAGGAGACCTCAGCTACTCCCCATACTCCTCTCACTTTCAGATGAAG ACCATTGAACCCCAAAATGAATTCTCCATCCCTCGGCCCAAGGCCCGGACAAGCCCGTACCATGACTACACTGGTGGGAAAGGCCCCATGTAG